A region from the Vicia villosa cultivar HV-30 ecotype Madison, WI linkage group LG3, Vvil1.0, whole genome shotgun sequence genome encodes:
- the LOC131658855 gene encoding uncharacterized protein LOC131658855 produces MALKILEKRDSEYESEFEEDFASEDKSELESSEGDSESEEESKDELEYQGDSTSKDESELESSEGKSNSEGDSEDESEGDSEDESDGEFDSDSDSDDDPESGGGTSEDRASEGNPASDGGHDSERKDYEVGTSEGRASEGDPTSKGGGFEQDLEVNKGGTSDGSQTSEENLEGDMVPESEGDSELLGIEEALEEKGCLNAIKEELEALEGNKTWKLTKLPKEKKTISVRWVFKEKSAFLNGVSEVAHYSNQKKLADVLMKDVKTEHLIRLRDGISVVSFD; encoded by the exons ATGGCTTTGAAGATTCTGGAGAAGA GAGATTCAGAATATGAGTCAGAATTTGAAGAAGATTTTGCTTCTGAAGATAAGTCAGAACTTGAAAGTTCCGAAGGTGATTCTGAGTCTGAAGAAGAATCAAAAGATGAGTTAGAATATCAAGGAGATTCTACTTCTAAAGATGAGTCAGAACTTGAAAGTTCTGAAGGTAAATCAAACTCTGAAGGTGATTCTGAGGATGAATCTGAAGGtgactctgaagatgagtcagatggtgaattTGATTCTGATTcggattctgatgatgatccagaatCTGGTG GTGGAACTTCTGAAGACAGAGCTTCTGAAGGTAATCCAGCTTCTGACGGTGGTCATGATTCTGAAAGAAAAGATtatgaagttggaacttctgaaggcAGAGCTTCTGAAGGCGATCCAACTTCTAAAGGTGGTGGTTTTGAACAAGACCTAGAAGTTAACAAAGGTGGAACTTCTGATGGTAGTCAAACTTCCGAAGAAAATCTAGAAGGAGATATGGTTCCAGAATCAGAAGGAGATTCGGAACTATTGGGTATTGAAGAAGCACTCGAGGAGAAAGGTTGTCTGAATGCCataaaagaagaacttgaggctttagaaggaaacaagacttggaagttaACTAAGCTTCCAAAGGAAAAGAaaaccatcagcgtcagatgggttttcaaggagaAATCTGCATTTCTAAATGGAGTATCAGAAGTTGCACACTATAGCAACCAGAAGAAACTTGCAGATGTTTTGATGAAGGATGTCAAGACTGAACACCTTATCCGTTTGAGGGATGGAATTAGCGTTGTtagctttgattga